The genomic DNA CGGCTAATTGTGAACGCCATTGGGATTTGCCCGGCGGCCTAATTCGTGATCTTTCAAAGAAATATTACCCGTCGTCCCACGGACATATCTCCCGCCGTTGCATGGAAAAGCTGCTCCCGTACATGCGGGATGGGATGCAGTATTGGGAAGCGGCAAGGGAGGTCTATGGGGACCATACTGATTACAGCCAGTTCTCAACAGGCGAGGTCCTGGAAGAACTGCCCTATTACGGCGAGGTGTTGCGCGGGGCGACAGTTCCGGTTGCCGTGACGCCCAATACTCCTGAGGAAGAGGCAAACTACGGAAAAATTCCCAATCCCACAGTACACGTCGCTCTTAACCAACTGCGGAAGCTCATAAATACCCTTGTGAAGCGGTATGGCTCCCCCTACGACATTCATCTGGAATTAGCCCGGAATGTAAAGAAGGCGGGGAAAAACTATCAGGAATTGTTGAAGGGGCTGGCCGATAATACCGGAAAGAACGAAAAGCGACGCAAGCAATACGAAGAATGCTTTCCAGGCCAGATTCCTTCTGGTTTGGATATGATCAAGATGCGGCTATGGGAGGAGTTGGCCGAAGATGATACCGATGACGGTCGTCAGGCCATGGCCCGAATGGACATATATACCGGGCGGACCATCGGTTTCCGGCAGTTATTCAGTGACGAGGTAGAGATCGAGCACATCCTTCCCTATGGTAGAACGTACGACAACTCCATAGCTAACAGGACCGTGACCTTCCGTGATGTCAACCGCAGGAAAGGCGGCGACAAACTGCCGTACCAGTTTGCCCAAGGCGATTCAGAGATCGACGCCGAGGCTATGCGGGCGAGAGCGAAACGCCTGCCGCGTGCCAAAAGATGGCGGTTCGGGCCCGATGCCGCCGAGGTCTATGAACAGATTCTCACCAAAAGCATGACCCTTGAAGAGCGGCGTGAGTACGATGCCGATTCGAGCGGCACCTTTATTGATCGTCAACTTGTGGATACACAGTACATATCGCGGATCGCGGCAAGATATCTTTCTCCGGTTGTAGGAGAACCGTCACGAGTGGTCCCGGTCAATGGCCATGTCACCAATCTAATCCGCAATAAGTGGCAGATCAACGCAATCAAGGCCAAGGGGAAGGACGAAGAGCGGCGGGATCACCGCCACCATGCCGAGGACGCACTGATTGTCGCGCTGGCCGACAGAAGCCTTGTGAAGCGCATAGCCGATAAGACCCGTGAAGAACAGGAAGGCCGCAAGGATTATAAAGCAAAATTGCGCTTCCCGGAACGTCCCGCTTGGGCAACGGATGCACGGATCAAGGAGGTCGCCGAAAAGATAAATGTTTCATTCCGTCAGGATCACAGCCGAGAGTCAAAATTGTATCAGGAAACGGCCTATGGGCTGTTGGATAAAAATGACCGATGGCACAAACAAGGATTTCACGGAGTGGTGCGGCGGCCTGTTACGTCTTTGAAAGAAAAAGAGGTAAATCTAATACGTGACGATGCGGTGCGTTCGGCTGTCGCGGATTTCTTGGATCTTCCTGAGGTCAGGGCGTTGAAAAAGTGGGAGGACAAGCTTGCTTTGCTTGCGCGAACTCCTATTCGGGTTGGCTCCGCACAAAACAAAACACGGTTGCGCAGGGTGCGCATCGTGATTAAGAATCAGTCTATCCAACCTATTAAGAGCGCTCCATATAAGGGATACTCAACAGATTCCATTGCCTTTTGCGATATCTGGTATACTCCAAATTTAAAACGAAAGGGCAAGGCTAATGGGCATTGGAACTTTGTTGGCACATACGTCAGCTATGCCGACGCCAAGGCCTTTGAGAATAATGAAGATGCACTCCATCTAAAATATAGGCCGCATCCGGCGGCGCGGAAGGTTATGCGTCTTTTCAAAAATGACATGGTGATGTTGACGGATGTCCAGGGC from Pseudodesulfovibrio thermohalotolerans includes the following:
- the cas9 gene encoding type II CRISPR RNA-guided endonuclease Cas9 (Cas9, originally named Csn1, is the large, multifunctional signature protein of type II CRISPR/Cas systems. It is well known even to general audiences because its RNA-guided endonuclease activity has made it a popular tool for custom editing of eukaryotic genomes.), translated to MWRLGLDIGSNSIGWAVLCLEDLGHGYEPYKIIDMGVRIFPDGREPAGTDRKTGLPKIGESLAVTRRMARGMRRNRDRRLKRIRVFADRLVEFGLIPQKGVAGRNEYKTGRMDMSIDPYEARAKAAVGIVSKNELARALLHLCKRRGFLSNRKTDGEDKEASERKGAMQGLTAILEERELTLGQYLRDRIAFDKHVRFRGAEFDDTAGTVAIYPTRAMYADEFNAIRKKQGTTHLTDEQWDELFDIFSFQRPLLPKEPGACSFEHGRDGREEHPRAWRHLPISHTFRILQEVNNLRFQAEEGDRELSQEHRASLVEALEHQKSMSFSKVRSLLNLPRTSSFNLESERRKKLDGNATGCDMRVLFTTHGCDWDNLGSSVQNDVVQMIHDARGLAEFMAANCERHWDLPGGLIRDLSKKYYPSSHGHISRRCMEKLLPYMRDGMQYWEAAREVYGDHTDYSQFSTGEVLEELPYYGEVLRGATVPVAVTPNTPEEEANYGKIPNPTVHVALNQLRKLINTLVKRYGSPYDIHLELARNVKKAGKNYQELLKGLADNTGKNEKRRKQYEECFPGQIPSGLDMIKMRLWEELAEDDTDDGRQAMARMDIYTGRTIGFRQLFSDEVEIEHILPYGRTYDNSIANRTVTFRDVNRRKGGDKLPYQFAQGDSEIDAEAMRARAKRLPRAKRWRFGPDAAEVYEQILTKSMTLEERREYDADSSGTFIDRQLVDTQYISRIAARYLSPVVGEPSRVVPVNGHVTNLIRNKWQINAIKAKGKDEERRDHRHHAEDALIVALADRSLVKRIADKTREEQEGRKDYKAKLRFPERPAWATDARIKEVAEKINVSFRQDHSRESKLYQETAYGLLDKNDRWHKQGFHGVVRRPVTSLKEKEVNLIRDDAVRSAVADFLDLPEVRALKKWEDKLALLARTPIRVGSAQNKTRLRRVRIVIKNQSIQPIKSAPYKGYSTDSIAFCDIWYTPNLKRKGKANGHWNFVGTYVSYADAKAFENNEDALHLKYRPHPAARKVMRLFKNDMVMLTDVQGREQLTRVAGYSATANTLDVRNHTESGGKQNFKAIPVLMGKMIMRKVHVTVDGRILR